Proteins encoded by one window of Streptomyces sp. LX-29:
- a CDS encoding precorrin-8X methylmutase, translating to MTEMTETIEDTVFDYEKDGAEIYRQSFATIRAEADLGGLPADVSQVAVRMIHACGMVDLVKDLAYSPEVVSRARAALRAGAPILCDARMVASGVTRKRLPADNEVVCTLSDPSVPALAAELGTTRSAAALELWRDRMEGAVVAVGNAPTALFRLLEMVAEGAPRPAAVIGIPVGFIGAAESKDALADSPLGLDYLVVRGRRGGSAMAAAAINAIASEEE from the coding sequence ATGACCGAGATGACCGAAACGATCGAGGACACAGTGTTCGACTACGAGAAGGACGGCGCGGAGATCTACCGCCAGTCCTTTGCCACCATCCGCGCCGAGGCGGATCTCGGTGGGCTCCCCGCCGACGTCAGCCAGGTCGCGGTGCGGATGATCCACGCCTGCGGCATGGTCGACCTGGTGAAGGACCTCGCCTACTCCCCCGAGGTGGTCTCCCGCGCCCGGGCCGCGCTGCGCGCCGGCGCGCCCATCCTGTGCGACGCGCGGATGGTGGCCAGCGGGGTGACCCGCAAGCGGCTGCCCGCCGACAACGAGGTGGTGTGCACGCTCTCGGACCCGTCCGTGCCGGCGCTCGCCGCCGAGCTGGGCACCACGCGCAGCGCGGCCGCGCTGGAGCTGTGGCGGGACCGCATGGAGGGGGCCGTCGTCGCGGTCGGCAACGCGCCCACCGCCCTCTTCCGACTGCTGGAGATGGTCGCCGAGGGCGCGCCGCGCCCGGCGGCGGTCATCGGGATACCCGTCGGCTTCATCGGCGCCGCCGAGTCCAAGGACGCCCTGGCCGACAGCCCGTTGGGGCTGGATTATCTGGTGGTACGGGGCCGGCGCGGCGGCAGCGCCATGGCCGCGGCCGCGATCAACGCGATTGCGAGCGAGGAAGAGTGA
- the cobG gene encoding precorrin-3B synthase: protein MPHSPATAPTGVEPPVRGRADACPGALRLHAADDGALARIRLPAGLLTAHQAASLATAAEELGDGQLDITSRGNVQLRGLAADCGGELAERLRAAGLLPSDRHERARNVVASPLCGLDGVGFADVQGWARRLDALLREHADTAGLSGRFLFALDDGRGDVAALGGDVTLIATSGGDALLHLGADPVGLPVPAEDAPRAAVLAAREFLAAVAESGTRAWRVRELPAPHALSARRVARRLVEAGLEPGEPTAPPSPAGPPSAPPAPGLVVGPDGRHALSVLAPLGRLTAARWRLLADVAGRDGADELRVTPWRGVLLPGLRADVAAARLGELADAGLVTAVDSPWLGVGACTGRPGCAKSLADVRADAAQAARTARGTALDALPVYWSGCERRCGHPAAGRWVDVLATGSGYRVSVWDLPADPAKAPHDRADVPREPAEPRRQPAATPPEPAEAPHQTAAAPGRLAAAPHQPADAPHQPADTPAPGPGGPPDTARGRVGHDRAPAGAPAGRRSPSAPTAAVGRPGPAVPGSPVAGTAAGAGATGTVTGTVTADEVADAVAAARRMA from the coding sequence ATGCCGCACTCCCCCGCAACCGCCCCGACAGGGGTCGAGCCGCCCGTGCGCGGGCGCGCCGACGCCTGCCCCGGCGCACTGCGTCTGCACGCGGCCGACGACGGCGCGCTGGCCCGGATCCGGCTGCCCGCCGGGCTCCTGACGGCCCATCAGGCAGCCTCGCTGGCGACCGCCGCCGAGGAGCTCGGGGACGGACAGCTGGACATCACCTCGCGCGGCAACGTACAGCTGCGCGGACTGGCCGCCGACTGCGGCGGCGAGCTCGCCGAGCGGCTACGGGCCGCCGGGCTGTTGCCGTCGGACCGGCACGAGCGGGCACGCAACGTGGTCGCCTCGCCGCTGTGCGGGCTGGACGGTGTGGGCTTCGCCGACGTCCAGGGCTGGGCGAGGCGACTCGACGCACTGCTGCGCGAACATGCGGACACCGCCGGACTTTCCGGGCGATTCCTCTTCGCGCTCGACGACGGACGCGGTGATGTGGCGGCCCTCGGGGGCGATGTGACATTGATCGCAACGTCGGGGGGCGACGCACTGCTGCACCTGGGCGCGGACCCCGTCGGGCTGCCGGTGCCGGCCGAGGACGCGCCGCGCGCCGCCGTGTTGGCGGCGCGGGAGTTCCTCGCGGCGGTGGCGGAGAGCGGCACGCGCGCCTGGCGGGTGCGGGAACTCCCCGCCCCCCACGCCCTGTCGGCGCGGCGGGTGGCGCGCAGGCTCGTGGAGGCGGGCCTGGAGCCGGGTGAGCCCACCGCGCCGCCGTCGCCCGCGGGCCCGCCCAGTGCCCCGCCCGCTCCCGGCCTGGTCGTGGGGCCGGACGGCCGCCACGCGCTGTCCGTGCTGGCGCCGCTCGGCCGGCTGACCGCCGCTCGGTGGCGGCTGCTGGCCGACGTGGCCGGCCGGGACGGGGCGGACGAACTGCGCGTCACGCCGTGGCGCGGGGTGCTGCTGCCCGGCCTCCGCGCCGACGTCGCCGCCGCCCGACTCGGTGAGCTGGCCGACGCCGGACTCGTCACCGCGGTGGACTCGCCGTGGCTGGGCGTCGGCGCCTGCACGGGCCGCCCCGGCTGTGCCAAGTCGCTGGCCGACGTCCGCGCGGACGCGGCTCAGGCCGCCCGGACGGCGCGCGGCACCGCGCTCGACGCGCTGCCGGTCTACTGGTCGGGCTGCGAGCGCCGCTGCGGTCACCCGGCCGCCGGCCGCTGGGTGGACGTGCTGGCCACCGGGAGCGGCTACCGGGTATCCGTCTGGGACCTGCCGGCGGACCCGGCGAAAGCTCCGCACGACCGAGCGGACGTACCGCGCGAACCCGCGGAGCCACGGCGCCAACCCGCGGCCACACCGCCCGAACCCGCCGAGGCACCACACCAAACGGCGGCCGCCCCGGGCCGGCTTGCGGCCGCGCCGCACCAACCCGCCGACGCGCCGCACCAGCCGGCGGACACCCCGGCCCCTGGGCCAGGAGGACCGCCGGACACAGCGCGCGGCCGGGTGGGCCACGACCGCGCCCCGGCGGGGGCGCCCGCGGGCCGTCGGAGTCCGTCGGCTCCGACGGCGGCCGTGGGTCGGCCGGGGCCGGCGGTACCGGGATCACCTGTGGCTGGGACAGCCGCGGGAGCGGGAGCGACAGGGACAGTGACAGGGACCGTGACGGCGGATGAGGTCGCCGACGCGGTGGCGGCGGCGCGCCGAATGGCATGA
- the cobN gene encoding cobaltochelatase subunit CobN: MILLLSTSDTDLLSARAAEGPVPFRLGNPARLDLDELPALLDGVELVVVRLLGGVRAWQEGIDALRATDLPIVVLSGEQAPDAQLMEASTVPVGIAAEAHAYLAHGGPANLEQLARFLSDTVLLTGHGFEPPSPAPSWGPLERAARNDSGPVVAVLYYRAHHMSGNTAFVEALSQAIEDAGGRPMPLFVASLRAPEPELIEELRAADAIVTTVLAAGGTRPAEASAGGDDEAWDAGALTSLDVPVLQALCLTGSRSAWEENDEGLSPLDAATQVAVPEFDGRIITVPFSFKEVDEDGLPVYAADPERAARVAGIAVRHARLRHIPAAEKRLALVLSAYPTKHSRIGNAVGLDTPASAVALLRRLREEGYDFGTEEIPGLASGDGDELIYALIEAGGHDQDWLTEEQLARNPIRIPAADYRRWYAKLPKELRDAVEEHWGPPPGEMFVDTSRTAEGDPEGDIVLAALRFGNLLILIQPPRGFGENPIAIYHDPDLPPSHHYLAAYRWIGTPRSDGGFGADAMVHLGKHGNLEWLPGKNAGLSAACGPDAALGDLPLVYPFLVNDPGEGTQAKRRVHATLVDHLVPPMARADSYGDIARLEQLLDEYAQISSMDPAKLPAIRAQIWTLIQAARLDHDLGMADRPDDDGFDDFLLHVDGWLCEVKDAQIRDGLHVLGGAPTGTDRVNLVLAILRARQIWGGTSALPGLREALGLDEAAATRTGADEAEERARALVQAMEDADWRPEVVAEVCAGVPEEQRTAVVAILDFAARQVVPRLSATTDELDHAVHALAGGFVPAGPSGSPLRGLVNVLPTGRNFYSVDPKAVPSRLAWETGQALADSLLERYHADNGRWPESVGLSLWGTSAMRTAGDDVAEAMALLGVRPVWDDASRRVTGLEAVPLDQLGRPRIDVTLRISGFFRDAFPHVIGLLDDAVRLAASLDEADEDNYVRAHTRADLAEHGDERRATVRIFGSRPGTYGAGLLQLIDSRDWRTDADLAEVYTVWGGYAYGRGLEGRPARAEMETAYKRIAVAAKNTDTREHDIADSDDYFQYHGGMVATVRALKGTAPAAYIGDSTRPETVRTRTLHEETSRVFRARVVNPRWIEAMRRHGYKGAFELAATVDYLFGYDATTGVVADWMYDKLAQSYLLDPENRAFLEEANPWALHGMAERLLEAESRGMWAEPDAEVLAAVRELYLETEGNLESGSEEDAEG; this comes from the coding sequence GTGATCCTGCTGCTGTCGACGTCCGACACCGATCTGCTCAGCGCCCGAGCCGCCGAGGGGCCCGTGCCCTTCCGGCTCGGCAACCCGGCCCGGCTCGACCTGGACGAGCTGCCCGCCCTCCTCGACGGCGTGGAGCTCGTCGTCGTTCGCCTCCTCGGTGGCGTCCGCGCCTGGCAGGAGGGGATCGACGCGCTGCGCGCCACCGACCTGCCGATCGTGGTGCTGTCCGGCGAACAGGCCCCCGACGCCCAGCTGATGGAAGCGTCCACCGTCCCGGTCGGCATCGCCGCCGAGGCGCACGCCTACCTGGCGCACGGCGGGCCCGCCAACCTGGAGCAGCTGGCCCGCTTCCTCTCCGACACCGTGCTGCTCACCGGCCACGGCTTCGAGCCGCCGAGCCCGGCGCCCTCCTGGGGCCCGCTGGAGCGCGCCGCGCGGAACGACAGCGGCCCGGTCGTGGCCGTGCTCTACTACCGCGCCCACCACATGAGCGGCAACACCGCCTTCGTGGAGGCGCTCAGCCAGGCCATCGAGGACGCCGGTGGGCGCCCGATGCCGCTGTTCGTCGCCTCGCTGCGGGCGCCCGAGCCGGAGCTGATCGAGGAGCTGCGGGCGGCCGACGCCATCGTCACCACCGTGCTGGCCGCCGGTGGCACCCGACCCGCGGAGGCCTCCGCGGGCGGCGACGACGAGGCATGGGACGCGGGCGCGCTCACCTCGCTCGACGTCCCGGTCCTCCAGGCGCTCTGCCTGACCGGCTCGCGCAGCGCCTGGGAGGAGAACGACGAGGGGCTCTCGCCGCTCGACGCCGCCACCCAGGTCGCCGTGCCCGAGTTCGACGGTCGCATCATCACCGTGCCGTTCTCCTTCAAGGAGGTCGACGAGGACGGGCTGCCGGTCTACGCCGCCGACCCCGAGCGCGCCGCGCGGGTCGCCGGCATCGCGGTCCGACACGCCCGGCTGCGCCACATCCCGGCGGCCGAGAAGCGGTTGGCGCTGGTTCTCTCCGCGTACCCCACCAAGCACTCCCGCATCGGCAACGCGGTGGGCCTGGACACGCCCGCCAGCGCCGTCGCCCTGCTGCGCCGGCTGCGTGAGGAGGGCTACGACTTCGGCACCGAGGAGATCCCGGGCCTCGCCTCCGGCGACGGCGACGAGCTGATCTACGCCCTGATCGAGGCGGGCGGCCACGACCAGGACTGGCTGACGGAGGAGCAGCTCGCCCGCAACCCGATCCGCATCCCGGCCGCCGACTACCGCCGCTGGTACGCCAAGCTGCCCAAGGAGCTGCGGGACGCGGTCGAGGAGCACTGGGGCCCGCCGCCGGGCGAGATGTTCGTCGATACCAGTCGCACCGCCGAGGGCGACCCGGAAGGCGACATCGTGCTGGCCGCGCTGCGCTTCGGCAACCTGCTGATCCTCATCCAGCCGCCGCGCGGCTTCGGCGAGAACCCCATCGCCATCTACCACGACCCGGACCTGCCGCCCTCGCACCACTACCTGGCGGCCTACCGCTGGATCGGAACCCCGCGGTCCGACGGCGGCTTCGGCGCCGACGCCATGGTGCACCTGGGCAAGCACGGCAACCTGGAGTGGCTGCCGGGCAAGAACGCCGGCCTGTCCGCCGCCTGCGGCCCCGACGCCGCGCTGGGTGACCTGCCGCTGGTCTACCCCTTCCTGGTCAACGACCCGGGCGAGGGCACCCAGGCCAAGCGCCGGGTGCACGCCACCCTGGTCGACCACCTGGTGCCGCCGATGGCCCGCGCCGACTCCTACGGCGACATCGCCCGGCTGGAGCAACTGCTGGACGAGTACGCCCAGATCTCCTCGATGGACCCGGCGAAGCTGCCGGCCATCCGCGCCCAGATCTGGACCCTGATCCAGGCCGCCAGGCTCGACCACGACCTGGGCATGGCGGACCGCCCCGACGACGACGGCTTCGACGACTTCCTGCTGCACGTCGACGGCTGGCTGTGCGAGGTCAAGGACGCCCAGATCCGCGACGGGCTGCACGTCCTGGGCGGCGCCCCGACCGGCACCGACCGGGTCAACCTGGTGCTGGCCATCCTGCGCGCCCGGCAGATCTGGGGCGGCACCTCGGCGCTGCCCGGACTGCGCGAGGCCCTCGGCCTCGACGAGGCCGCCGCCACCCGCACCGGCGCCGACGAGGCGGAGGAGCGGGCCCGGGCGCTGGTCCAGGCGATGGAGGACGCCGACTGGCGGCCGGAGGTCGTCGCGGAGGTCTGCGCCGGGGTCCCGGAGGAGCAGCGCACCGCGGTCGTCGCGATCCTGGACTTCGCCGCCCGCCAGGTGGTGCCCCGGCTGTCCGCCACCACCGACGAGCTCGACCACGCGGTGCACGCCCTGGCCGGCGGCTTCGTGCCGGCCGGCCCGTCCGGCTCGCCGCTGCGCGGACTGGTCAACGTGCTGCCGACGGGCCGCAACTTCTACTCCGTCGACCCCAAGGCCGTGCCCAGCCGGCTGGCCTGGGAGACGGGCCAGGCGCTCGCCGACTCCCTGCTGGAGCGCTACCACGCCGACAACGGCCGCTGGCCGGAGTCGGTCGGCCTGTCCCTGTGGGGCACCAGCGCGATGCGCACCGCCGGCGACGACGTCGCCGAGGCGATGGCGCTGCTGGGCGTGCGCCCGGTCTGGGACGACGCCTCGCGGCGCGTCACGGGCCTGGAGGCCGTCCCGCTGGACCAGTTGGGCCGCCCGCGCATCGACGTCACCCTGCGCATCAGCGGCTTCTTCCGGGACGCCTTCCCGCACGTGATCGGGCTGCTGGACGACGCCGTACGGCTCGCCGCCTCCCTCGACGAGGCCGACGAGGACAACTACGTACGGGCGCACACCCGCGCCGACCTCGCCGAGCACGGCGACGAGCGCCGGGCCACGGTCCGCATCTTCGGCTCGCGGCCCGGCACCTACGGCGCCGGTCTGCTCCAGCTCATCGACAGCCGCGACTGGCGCACCGACGCCGACCTGGCCGAGGTCTACACGGTGTGGGGCGGCTACGCCTACGGACGTGGGCTGGAGGGCCGCCCGGCGCGCGCGGAGATGGAGACCGCGTACAAGCGGATCGCGGTGGCGGCGAAGAACACCGACACCCGCGAGCACGACATCGCCGACTCGGACGACTACTTCCAGTACCACGGCGGCATGGTCGCCACCGTCCGTGCGCTGAAGGGCACCGCCCCGGCCGCGTACATCGGCGACAGCACCCGCCCCGAGACGGTGCGCACCCGCACCCTGCACGAGGAGACCTCGCGGGTCTTCCGTGCCCGCGTGGTCAACCCGCGCTGGATCGAGGCGATGCGCCGCCACGGCTACAAGGGCGCCTTCGAACTCGCCGCGACCGTCGACTACCTCTTCGGCTACGACGCCACGACCGGCGTCGTAGCCGACTGGATGTACGACAAGCTCGCGCAGAGCTACCTGCTCGACCCCGAGAACCGCGCCTTCCTGGAGGAGGCCAACCCCTGGGCGCTGCACGGCATGGCCGAGCGGCTGCTGGAGGCGGAGAGCCGAGGGATGTGGGCCGAGCCGGACGCCGAGGTGCTGGCCGCCGTGCGCGAGCTGTACCTGGAGACCGAGGGCAACCTGGAGAGCGGTTCCGAGGAGGACGCCGAGGGCTGA
- a CDS encoding cation diffusion facilitator family transporter: MSADADRRWLTLALTLIASFMAVEVVIGVIAGSVALLSDAAHMLTDAAAIVLALVAIRLSARPARGGYTYGLKRAEILSAQANGLSLVLLAGFLGYEAVQRLIDPPAVDGGLVLATGLAGVVVNIAAAWCMSRANRSSLNVEGAFQHVLNDLYAFIGTAVSGLVVLLTGFARADAIAALVVVALMLKAGVELVRASGRILLEAAPAGVEPDEVGNRLVAHPQVAEVHDLHVWQITSGEVSLSSHVLVAPGGDCHAVRKELETVLHREYGITHTTLQVDHLRGHEVLWRPVGAESAEPTPRPEHCLTAHGPVHRATPGLG, encoded by the coding sequence GTGTCGGCCGACGCCGACCGCCGCTGGTTGACCCTCGCCCTCACCCTCATCGCCTCCTTCATGGCGGTCGAGGTGGTCATCGGTGTGATCGCGGGTTCGGTGGCCCTTCTCTCGGACGCCGCCCACATGCTCACCGACGCCGCCGCGATCGTGCTGGCGCTGGTCGCGATCCGGCTCTCCGCCCGCCCCGCGCGCGGCGGCTACACCTATGGCCTCAAGCGCGCGGAGATCCTCTCCGCCCAGGCCAACGGACTGTCGCTGGTGCTGCTCGCCGGATTCCTCGGATACGAGGCGGTGCAGCGGCTGATCGACCCGCCCGCGGTCGACGGCGGACTGGTGCTGGCCACCGGTCTGGCCGGGGTGGTCGTCAACATCGCGGCCGCCTGGTGCATGTCCCGGGCGAACCGCTCCTCGCTCAACGTGGAGGGTGCCTTCCAGCACGTCCTCAACGACCTCTACGCCTTCATCGGCACCGCCGTCTCCGGACTGGTGGTCCTGCTGACCGGCTTCGCGCGGGCCGACGCGATCGCCGCGCTGGTCGTGGTCGCCCTGATGCTCAAGGCCGGGGTGGAGCTGGTGCGGGCCTCCGGTCGGATCCTGCTGGAGGCGGCCCCCGCCGGTGTCGAGCCGGACGAGGTCGGCAACCGGCTGGTCGCCCATCCGCAGGTGGCCGAGGTGCACGACCTGCACGTCTGGCAGATCACCTCCGGCGAGGTCTCGCTCTCCAGCCATGTGCTGGTCGCCCCCGGCGGGGACTGCCACGCCGTGCGCAAGGAGCTGGAGACCGTGCTGCACCGGGAGTACGGCATCACCCACACCACCTTGCAGGTGGACCATCTGCGCGGGCACGAGGTGCTGTGGCGGCCGGTCGGGGCGGAGTCGGCGGAGCCCACGCCGCGCCCCGAGCACTGTCTGACCGCCCACGGCCCGGTGCACCGCGCGACCCCCGGTCTCGGCTGA
- a CDS encoding AfsR/SARP family transcriptional regulator yields MRFQVLGNFEVLTSTHTRATPSAPKLRRALALLILRHGEVVPTKALIDELWGSNPPDKAVRAVHTYVYELRRSLARGQDPDSDGSFLETRPGGYLIRIPDEAVDVSAFRALVREGGDALAAGDPARASATLARALGLWRGGALANIECGELLEAHAAELEESRLRALEMRIEADFQLRRHHELTGELKALARSRPLHEGIHAKLMLALYRSGRRSEALKVFQELRGQLVDELGLEPGPELQRLQRSMLIASPALDPPPAGAYASRRTAPPPAQLPRDTADFTGRRQLLGELGGLLATRSGRAGPPVVSLVGMPGTGKTATAVHLAHAVRHRYPDGQIYVPLGGSQRAPGAVCAACGRHGPGGAADGWEQILRGIGIPAAEAPATVGERMALFRTWSAERRVLLVLDDAASAAQVEPLLPGGSDCGVLVTSRSLLYGLRAERVVRLGCLSVRDGVRLLARIIGRERTDAEPQAAAEVVSIVDGLPLAITFIGERLMATRPIRVSWVAAQLRTAKGQRRMADLASVGLDLYDRLEACFDRLDGDTQTAFLRLALAPRRMLTAAQGARTLGVDPAAADMVLMRLADASLVELADDGADTERHYRFRGLVREYALERIGAPEVSAGAEAAPLADSRAGSAAGAAAEEGTGGAC; encoded by the coding sequence ATGAGGTTTCAGGTTCTGGGCAATTTCGAAGTGCTGACGAGCACCCACACACGGGCCACACCGAGCGCACCCAAACTCCGTCGCGCCCTGGCCCTGCTGATACTGCGGCACGGTGAGGTGGTGCCGACCAAGGCGCTCATCGACGAGCTGTGGGGGAGCAACCCGCCGGACAAGGCGGTGCGCGCGGTGCACACCTACGTCTACGAGCTGCGCCGGTCGCTGGCGCGCGGACAGGATCCGGATTCGGACGGCTCCTTCCTGGAGACCCGGCCGGGCGGCTATCTGATCCGCATTCCGGACGAGGCCGTCGACGTGAGCGCCTTCCGGGCGCTGGTCAGGGAGGGCGGCGACGCCCTGGCCGCCGGGGACCCGGCGCGGGCCAGCGCCACCCTCGCCCGGGCGCTGGGCCTGTGGCGCGGCGGCGCGCTGGCCAACATCGAGTGCGGGGAGTTGCTGGAAGCGCACGCCGCCGAGCTGGAGGAGAGCCGGCTGCGGGCGCTGGAGATGCGCATCGAGGCCGACTTCCAGCTGCGCCGCCACCATGAGCTGACCGGCGAGCTCAAGGCGCTGGCCAGGTCCAGGCCGCTGCACGAGGGCATCCACGCCAAGCTGATGCTGGCGCTGTACCGCTCCGGGCGGCGCAGCGAGGCGCTCAAGGTCTTCCAGGAGTTACGCGGCCAGCTGGTCGACGAGCTCGGCCTGGAGCCCGGCCCCGAACTCCAGCGGCTGCAGCGCTCGATGCTCATCGCCTCGCCCGCCCTCGATCCGCCGCCCGCCGGGGCGTACGCCTCCCGCCGCACCGCGCCCCCACCCGCCCAGCTGCCCCGGGACACCGCGGACTTCACCGGGCGGCGGCAGCTCCTCGGCGAGCTGGGCGGGCTGCTGGCCACCCGCTCCGGACGGGCCGGGCCTCCGGTGGTCTCCCTCGTCGGCATGCCGGGCACCGGCAAGACGGCCACCGCCGTGCACCTGGCCCACGCCGTCCGCCACCGCTATCCGGACGGTCAGATCTATGTGCCGCTCGGCGGCTCGCAGCGCGCCCCGGGCGCGGTCTGCGCCGCCTGCGGCCGCCACGGACCCGGGGGCGCCGCGGACGGCTGGGAGCAGATCCTGCGCGGCATCGGCATCCCGGCCGCCGAGGCGCCGGCCACGGTGGGGGAGCGGATGGCGCTGTTCCGCACCTGGAGCGCGGAGCGGCGGGTGCTGCTGGTGCTGGACGACGCCGCCTCCGCCGCCCAGGTGGAGCCGCTGCTGCCGGGCGGCTCCGACTGCGGGGTGCTGGTCACCAGCCGGTCGCTGCTCTACGGGCTGCGCGCCGAGCGCGTCGTCCGGCTGGGCTGTCTGTCGGTGCGGGACGGGGTGCGGCTGCTGGCCCGGATCATCGGCCGGGAGCGCACCGACGCCGAACCGCAGGCGGCGGCCGAGGTGGTCAGCATCGTGGACGGGCTGCCGTTGGCCATCACCTTCATCGGCGAGCGGCTGATGGCCACCCGTCCCATCCGCGTCTCCTGGGTGGCGGCGCAACTGCGCACCGCCAAGGGGCAGCGTCGCATGGCGGACCTGGCCAGCGTGGGCCTGGATCTCTACGACCGGCTGGAGGCGTGCTTCGACCGGCTCGACGGGGACACCCAGACCGCCTTCCTCCGGCTGGCGCTGGCGCCCCGCCGGATGCTCACGGCCGCCCAGGGGGCGCGGACCCTCGGTGTCGACCCCGCCGCCGCCGACATGGTGCTGATGCGGCTCGCCGACGCCTCCCTGGTCGAACTCGCCGACGACGGCGCCGACACCGAGCGGCACTACCGCTTCCGCGGGCTGGTGCGGGAGTACGCCTTGGAGCGGATCGGCGCCCCCGAGGTCTCCGCCGGCGCCGAAGCCGCCCCGCTCGCCGACTCGCGGGCCGGATCGGCGGCCGGGGCGGCCGCCGAGGAGGGAACGGGAGGCGCCTGCTGA
- a CDS encoding cupin domain-containing protein, whose protein sequence is MSAQHVPVVSLGDVAPDRRRGGELRTLLSPKSVGSTSGFLGVAGIQPGDYVAEHYHPYSEEFVFVVQGSLVVDLDGTPRELHADQGLMVPIGVRHRFRNVGPVPARVVFHLCPLAPRPELGHVDTETHTGSTSAVGGE, encoded by the coding sequence GTGAGCGCACAGCATGTCCCCGTCGTCTCGCTGGGCGATGTCGCGCCCGACCGCCGGCGCGGCGGAGAGCTGCGCACCCTGCTCAGCCCCAAGTCCGTCGGCTCCACCTCGGGCTTCCTCGGCGTGGCGGGCATCCAGCCGGGTGACTACGTCGCCGAGCACTACCACCCCTACTCCGAGGAGTTCGTCTTCGTCGTCCAGGGCAGCCTGGTCGTGGACCTCGACGGCACCCCGCGGGAGCTGCACGCCGACCAGGGTCTGATGGTGCCCATCGGGGTGCGCCACCGGTTCCGCAACGTCGGTCCGGTCCCGGCGCGTGTCGTCTTCCACCTCTGCCCGCTGGCCCCGCGCCCGGAGCTGGGGCACGTCGACACCGAAACCCATACCGGCTCCACCAGCGCCGTCGGCGGGGAGTGA
- a CDS encoding SRPBCC family protein — protein sequence MTARVDNSIVIQAPIDLIWDITNDVESWPELFSDYAAAEILVREGNTTQFRLTLHPDDCGSYWSWVSERTVDPATRTVRSRRVETGPFESMASVWEFTEVGSGTQMRWVDEFHLKAEAPASAEAMAAHINRSTQLQLRGIRDRIEARLAD from the coding sequence ATGACCGCGCGTGTGGACAACTCCATCGTCATCCAGGCCCCGATCGACCTGATCTGGGACATCACCAACGACGTCGAGTCCTGGCCGGAGCTGTTCAGCGACTACGCGGCCGCGGAGATCCTGGTCCGGGAGGGCAACACCACCCAGTTCCGGCTGACCCTGCACCCGGACGACTGCGGCTCGTACTGGAGCTGGGTCTCCGAGCGCACCGTCGACCCCGCGACCCGCACCGTGCGCTCCCGTCGGGTCGAGACCGGTCCCTTCGAATCCATGGCCAGCGTCTGGGAGTTCACGGAGGTCGGCAGCGGCACGCAGATGCGCTGGGTGGACGAGTTCCATCTGAAGGCCGAGGCCCCCGCCTCCGCCGAGGCGATGGCGGCGCACATCAACCGCAGCACCCAGCTGCAACTGCGGGGCATCCGCGACCGGATCGAGGCTCGGCTCGCCGACTGA